The Terriglobales bacterium sequence GCCGCGCGGGCCAAGACGGCCGCGGGCGTCGGCAAGTTAGCTGACCTCTATTCTCGAATTCATTACCTCCGCGAGGTCGTGGATCTGGTGGGCAACAAGCTCGCTATCGACACCACCGGCGAGCTGGCGCCGGCGCTCAAGGAATCCTTTGTTCTACTCGGGCAGGAAGCGATTGCCGCCAGCGACTATCTCGCGCTCGATGATTGGCTGTGCCTGTTGGAGGAGCTGAAGAAGCGCAATGCTCCCCTGGCCAAGTCGATTCGAGCCGGTGTATCCGTGGATGAGCGTGTTCCCGAGATGGTGCGGATTGCTTCTGAGCCGCCCAAGCCGCCCGAGGGGTTGATCGAGGTGCTGACGCGACTGCCGGATCCGGCGGCGCGCTGCATCGCCGAGCGCTTTGCCGGATGTTCTACGCGCGACGAAGGCCTGCGGCTGGCCAGCGTGCTGAGCGTGCTAGGACCGGTTTCGATCGAACCTTTGCGGGAGATGCTATACCGCGGCTCGCCCCGGGATGCGATCGCCGCTCTCGGCATTCTGACCATGCTCGATCCTGATTTCTTGCGCCCGCAACTGTCGGCGCGGCTGGGCAAATGGACCCGCGCCGAACAGGACGCGGCCTTACGACAGATCTCTGCCGCCGGCACCCCGGAGCGCGGCTCGCTCCTGCTGGACTTCCTCGACTACCTCGATCCGTTCGTCCTTCCCCTCGCGGTTGACGAAATCGGCATGGCCGGCATGGTCTCCGCCTCCAAGTTGATGCACCTGGCGCGGGGCTTGGGCCGGGCGCGCAATCTGCCGTACCTGCGGGTGAAGGCCATCGAGGCCCTCGGCCGGTTGGGGGAAAAGGCCGCCGTCCCGCTGCTCACCGAATTTCTCACCGAGCGCACGCTGCTTACCTGGCAGCAGCCCCGGGAAATTCGGGTCGTCTCGGCGCAGTCTCTGCAGCGCATTGATGCGGAAGCGGCAGGAAACATTCTGCACGCCAGCGGCCTTACCGAGCGCGAACTTGTGCTGGGGCCGGCCAACGAAGCCAACCCAAGGTGGATACGGCAGAGGAAGTACGCGCGCGTTTCGGTCGAAAACCATCTCGTCGGTTCGCTGGAGTTGCCCAGCGGCAGCTCGAGCATGAAGATTCACAACATCAGCCTGGGCGGCGGGTTCGGGAACACCGTGCGCGATCCGCAAGGCCTGACCGAAGCCACCCTCGATCTCTTCATCGGATTGCGCAAGCTGCCGACCCAGGTCTTTATCCGGCGAACTCGTCCGCACGAGATCTGCTTTGAGTTTGTTGACATTAGCCTTGAGGACCGCTCTCGATTGCGCGAGTACGTTGCTGAAAAATGCTTCGGCAGCGAGCCCAGCGCCAAGCTCAAGGACGACACCTCCTTCGACCGCCTTTCCCAAACCCCGGCCCGGTAATCACGGCCAAGAACAACGATTTTGGCTCTGGCTCGTATTCAGTTCCCTTAACGCGCTGTTGCGACGTAAATAGACGTTACATCCGCCCCCTCCCGCTCTGCGTCTAACCAACACGAGATGACGCGGATCAAAATTATCCGTTCCGCCCATGAACTAGAAGCGCTGCGCAGCGCATGGCAATGCCTGTACCGCGACGGCGGCTATTCCATGTTTCAAACTCCAGGGTGGAACCTGCTGGCGGCACGAATGTTTTCCGGCGTTGCCGAACCGATGGTCATCCACGCGGAGAGCGGCAATGGCGCCGCCATCATTCCTGCCTGCGTGACAGCGGCAGGGATTTCCTTCCTGGGTGAGGCCCTGTTCGATTATCGCGACGTGCTGGCCTGCGGGGATGAGGAAGTGCTGCGCCGGGCATGGCAGCAGGTGGCCGCGGAGCAGCGCCCGCTGTCGCTAACCGTGCTCCGCGGCGAACGAGCGCAACAGTGGCAGTGGAGCGGATTTGCTCCCTCTCCATTCTGCAATGCACCTGCGGTTCGCCACGCCGACGTTACCGCCGACGATTTCGTCTCCCGGCACACGCGCTCAGCGCGCCTGATGCGGCGGCTCACCCGCGCCGGTGTGGAATTGCGGACCCACGACGGCGCTGACGCGGCGCTGGTCCGCAATATCTACGAACTGAAGTCGAAGCAACTGGGGCAGCTTCCGCACAACCTGTTTGCCGAGCGCTCGCGCATTGACTTCATGGTGGCCGCTGCCGCCCTCGACGCGGGCTGCGAGATTTTTACCCTGGAGACTGCCGGCGCGCTGGTGGCGGCCCTGGTCAGCTTCCGCGACGAGCTGATTCGCCGCTGCTATACCATCTATTACGATCGCGCGTGGGCCCAGTATTCGCCCGGAGTTGCGCTTCTGTACGAGGTCACCCGCGGTTCGCTGGCCGGCGGGCTCGATTGCGATTACATGACCGGCGAGCAGCCGCACAAGATGCGGTTCGCTACCTCGCTGGCACCGTTGTTCCGCATTGAAGCGGAGCCATCCGAGTTGACCCGCATTTCGCACTTCAAGAGCTCGTTCGAAGGTGAACACGTCACCGTGCTGGCAGCCTGACCGGTTCACAACGTCTTCAGAAAGCGCTTGGCTTCTTCGAGCTGCGGAAACTGCTTCTCCTCTACCTGAAACTGCGGCGGATGCACGCATCGCCGGCTGCCGCGCAGCCGCACCGGGTGTTTCAAGTGCAGCATCTCGTGATAGACGATGTATTCCACCGCGTAGCGCGGCACCTGCGGGCGATCGAAGACGCGACTGACCACGATGGCGTTGTGCGCCGGGTCGTAATGGCCGAGGGCGTTGCGGGCGTGATCGCGGCTCCACGTCATCTGCGGACGCGCCAGCAACCCGAAGAAGAAGCGGCTGTTGAGCTCGTCAAAGATGGCTTCCAGGTCGTAGACGCGCCCCCGCGCGCTCGCAATGCACTTGCGCCCGCGCATCTGCCGCACCAGGTGGGCCTTCGCGTTCAAGTCGCGGCGGCCGACGTGCTGCCGGTAGCGCCGCGCCAGGCCCGGATCAATGGTCTTGCGGTAGAGCTTGGCGATCAGGATGTGCGCGATGGCGTACAAAACATCGTCCGGTGCGCCCTCCAGCAGATCCGAGACCCGAACCTTGACCACGCCTTCCCGCATGCGGATGGTGTTGTTGATGTTGGCAAAGGGAAAGAATTCGCCACGGAACTCCGGCATGGGAGCGCGCGGCCGCAGGTCGCGATAGGCACGTTGCAGGATGGAGGTGAGGCGCGGATGCATGGTCGCGACTAACTACTAACAACTACTAACTACTAACTACCAGCTACTACTACTTTTTCTTCTTCTTGGCTTCCTTAATCGCGACTTCCTGCTCAGCGAGCAGCTTGCGGGCGTCGTCCAGGCTGCTGTTGACGGCCTCGGTCGCGTTTTGCAGGACAAAAGTGTATTCCTGCACCTCCGTCGCCTTGCCGCCCGCGCCGGGCCCCTGTTCTGTGAGCGTGCGCAACTTGAGCTGGAAAGCGGTGTCCCCTTCAATCACCGCCTTCAGCGCCGCCCGCAGGTCCTCTTTCCGCGCCACGTAGTCGTCGAGATTGTCGCCCATCTCGTCCACCAGCTTGGTGAAATCCTCCAGCAGGTCGTGGACCCGAGCGCCGCGCTCGGCAGCCAGACGAGGATCGCCGCGCAGCTGCTCGATAGTCGCCAGGCGCGCGCGCGCAAACTGCACCATCAGCTTCAGGCGCTTGTCGGGCTCCTGGGCAGTTTCGCGGAGCTCGTCGATTTCCTTGTTGTTGAGCGGTTCTCGTCCTCCGACTTGCGCCAGCAGCGGCGCCGCCGACAGCAGCAGCAAAAACATCGTGGGGAGCAGCTTTCGTTTTCGCATTGTCACTTCCTGAACATGCGGTTGAGCAGCTCGCTGCGCGCATTTTCGATTTTCTGGATGGCCTCGGCGACGGGCGGCCGGTCATCCACTTCCAGGGTCTTCCGGATCGATTCCATCCGCAACGTCATTTTACGAAGCGCGATTTCCGTTTGCTTCATGCGCTTGCCGCTCTGGGCGGACGTGTTGGCCGCTTCTACGCCGTATTTCTGGACGTCGGCGAGCGCCGCTTGCGCTACTTCGATGTTACCTTCTGTGTAAGCTTTGTCCATCGCCTCCACTTGGCGCTCCGTGATGCGAAGCAGTAGCTCGACTTGCTCCTTGGGCGGGGTTTTCTCCACGCGCGCCTTGAGCGAGTCGACGGACTCCTGTTTGTCCGAGGCCCATGCCACAGCCGCGAGCAGCACCGCCAAGATGAGGAATGTTTTCTTCATCGCTATTTCTTCGGCTCGATGGCGATCAGGCGATGCTGCGCCTGCCACTCCTGCTCGGGAAATTTTCCATTCGCCGCCGCCAGGAACTGGTGATAGCTGGCGGCCGCCTCTTTCTTCGCCCCCAGATGATCCAAGGCGGTCGCGCGCAGGAACAAGGTTGCCGGAATATCCGGCAGAAACCTGGCCCGCGCGTCGAGCGCCTTCAGCGTAAGCGGGTAGTTCTTGTTTTCCGACGCGACGAAAGCCAGGTCGCCATAGGCAATGCCATAGTCCGGCTTGAGATTGACGGCTCGCAAAAGCTCGTCCTGCGCATCGGCAAACTTCTTCTGCTCGATCAGGGAAGTGCCGAGACTATGGTGCAACTCCGCATTGTTCGGCTCTTTTTTCAGGACCTCGCGATACAGGGACTCGGCTTTGGCGAACTGCCGGTTGGCGGCGTAGAGGTCGGCGAGTTCCCGCGCTGCGGGCGCCTCGCCGGGCGCCAGTTCGATGGCCCGCTCGAACTCCGGTTGCGCCTCCGCGAGCCTGTTTTCGGCGGCAAGCACGCGGCCCAGCATGAGGTGCGCCCGCGCGTTTCCGGCATCGATGGCGAGGTACTTGCGAAGCGCAGATTCCGCTTCCGGTAGCCGCTTGCTTCGAAGATAAGTGTTGGCGAGACCGGAAATGGCGTCGGCGGACTTGGGATCACGCTCCGCGGCGGCCTTGTATTCCTGTTCGGCGGTGACCAGGTCCTTGGAGCGTTCGGCGGCAGCCGCCGCCAACAGATGCGGTTCCGCGCTGCCGGGCTTCTGTTCTGCGGCTTTGCGATACGCCGTCACCGCTTCCTTAGGCTGCTTCGATTCCAGCACCTGCCCCAACGAAATCCAGGCGCGATAGAGGCCCTCTTCCGGCTTCGCCGTCGGCTTCAGTTCGGTGGCGGCACGAAGGTACTTGGCGGCCTCCGGATCGGAGGCGCGCGCCAGCGTCAACCCAAGGTTGAGGTTTGACTCAAAAATGGCGGGGTTGGCGCCGACGGATTTGCGATAGGCGTCAATCGCGTCCGCATCCCGGTTGAGCGCGGTGTAAACGAAGCCAAGATCGAACCAGGCAATGTAGTTGTTGGGATCGAGCTTGAGGGCTTGCTGCAGCGCCTGTTCTGCCCCCGCGTAGTCATGCTTGTCGATGGCGGTTTCGCCGCGTGCGATCGCGGCGGTCGCGCCGTTGTCCGCCGGCACACGGTGATGGCGCACGGTTGGCTTGGACTCCTGCGCGCAGACGCCGCTGGCGCAGGCCAGGCAGAGCAGCAGAATCAGGCTATTTGCCGCCATTCGTTCCCGTGCCGCGCCGGCGAACCGCGACTGCCGGCTCAGGGGCGGGCGCTTCCAGTCGAGAGTTTCCGATAGCAGTTAAGATGCGCGCCAGCCATTTTCCGGTGTACGACTTCGCGCAGCGCGCGATGGCCTCGGGAGGTCCGGCGGCCACCACCTGCCCGCCGCGCTCGCCGCCTTCCGGGCCCAGGTCGATGACCCAGTCTGCCACCTTGATGACGTCAAGATTGTGCTCGATCACCAGAACCGAGCCTCCGGCGTCGATCAGCCGCCGGAATGCCGCCAGCAGCTTGCTGACGTCGTCGAAATGCAGTCCGGTGGTGGGCTCGTCAAAGATGTAAAGCATGCGCGGGCGCCGGCGCTTTGCTTCCTGGTCCTTCTGCGGCGCGAAGTCGCGGACCCGCGGCTGCAAATGCGCCGCCAGCTTGATGCGTTGCGCCTCCCCGCCGGAGAGCGTGGTCGCCGATTGTCCCAGACGCAGGTAACC is a genomic window containing:
- a CDS encoding PilZ domain-containing protein encodes the protein MPAATPGKSASNLQQAIQKLLPAKPTAEMRGALLMQVAEHVALRAVSDKYKTQGLNVTAIQQMLDRMNSELENLRKVLRAREEEMGRAGLSVESHADVLDNKFWQGVPEEARRKVLLSGDAWVLPPVIIRNFVQPLLAKRAEVDLVSDVLRNYCNFLTRENHAARAKTAAGVGKLADLYSRIHYLREVVDLVGNKLAIDTTGELAPALKESFVLLGQEAIAASDYLALDDWLCLLEELKKRNAPLAKSIRAGVSVDERVPEMVRIASEPPKPPEGLIEVLTRLPDPAARCIAERFAGCSTRDEGLRLASVLSVLGPVSIEPLREMLYRGSPRDAIAALGILTMLDPDFLRPQLSARLGKWTRAEQDAALRQISAAGTPERGSLLLDFLDYLDPFVLPLAVDEIGMAGMVSASKLMHLARGLGRARNLPYLRVKAIEALGRLGEKAAVPLLTEFLTERTLLTWQQPREIRVVSAQSLQRIDAEAAGNILHASGLTERELVLGPANEANPRWIRQRKYARVSVENHLVGSLELPSGSSSMKIHNISLGGGFGNTVRDPQGLTEATLDLFIGLRKLPTQVFIRRTRPHEICFEFVDISLEDRSRLREYVAEKCFGSEPSAKLKDDTSFDRLSQTPAR
- a CDS encoding GNAT family N-acetyltransferase, with translation MTRIKIIRSAHELEALRSAWQCLYRDGGYSMFQTPGWNLLAARMFSGVAEPMVIHAESGNGAAIIPACVTAAGISFLGEALFDYRDVLACGDEEVLRRAWQQVAAEQRPLSLTVLRGERAQQWQWSGFAPSPFCNAPAVRHADVTADDFVSRHTRSARLMRRLTRAGVELRTHDGADAALVRNIYELKSKQLGQLPHNLFAERSRIDFMVAAAALDAGCEIFTLETAGALVAALVSFRDELIRRCYTIYYDRAWAQYSPGVALLYEVTRGSLAGGLDCDYMTGEQPHKMRFATSLAPLFRIEAEPSELTRISHFKSSFEGEHVTVLAA
- a CDS encoding M48 family peptidase, yielding MHPRLTSILQRAYRDLRPRAPMPEFRGEFFPFANINNTIRMREGVVKVRVSDLLEGAPDDVLYAIAHILIAKLYRKTIDPGLARRYRQHVGRRDLNAKAHLVRQMRGRKCIASARGRVYDLEAIFDELNSRFFFGLLARPQMTWSRDHARNALGHYDPAHNAIVVSRVFDRPQVPRYAVEYIVYHEMLHLKHPVRLRGSRRCVHPPQFQVEEKQFPQLEEAKRFLKTL
- a CDS encoding tetratricopeptide repeat protein, encoding MAANSLILLLCLACASGVCAQESKPTVRHHRVPADNGATAAIARGETAIDKHDYAGAEQALQQALKLDPNNYIAWFDLGFVYTALNRDADAIDAYRKSVGANPAIFESNLNLGLTLARASDPEAAKYLRAATELKPTAKPEEGLYRAWISLGQVLESKQPKEAVTAYRKAAEQKPGSAEPHLLAAAAAERSKDLVTAEQEYKAAAERDPKSADAISGLANTYLRSKRLPEAESALRKYLAIDAGNARAHLMLGRVLAAENRLAEAQPEFERAIELAPGEAPAARELADLYAANRQFAKAESLYREVLKKEPNNAELHHSLGTSLIEQKKFADAQDELLRAVNLKPDYGIAYGDLAFVASENKNYPLTLKALDARARFLPDIPATLFLRATALDHLGAKKEAAASYHQFLAAANGKFPEQEWQAQHRLIAIEPKK